A region of Maribacter algicola DNA encodes the following proteins:
- a CDS encoding M61 family metallopeptidase, with protein sequence MKRVLLYVLAIAFLYGCGAGKNLISIDKAPVQVFIDLVNVTNDQVKVIVDPGAFTVDRISFRIPKTVPGTYSSDDYGQYIEGFVAYDYAGDPMEVSKLDVNTWNVSNATKLDKVSYLVNDTFDTENEVEDAVFSPAGTNIAKDSNFMLNLHGFVGYFEGYKEIPYRLIIEKPDGLEAATSLNQIVLDTNIEGGDVFMANRYFEIIDNPIFYTKPDKETFKVGGIEVTLSVFSSNGAYRASDLRERMERMMSAQKAFLGDIDATEKYNILLYLSTMEDTDAMGFGALEHHTSTVVILPEAMPKDRLEQAMVDVVSHEFFHIVTPLSVHSNEIHYFDYNDPKMSQHLWMYEGTTEYFANLFQVHEGLIDEVEFYERMRNKMSNAKGYDDSMSFTAMSKNILEDLYESNYANVYEKGALINMVLDIIIREKSNGEKGVLWLMKELSSKYGVDAPFQDDQLIDEIVALTYPEVGDFFNEHVIGNTPIDYNIYLEKMGLAINKVEEQSGYFLQGEIPYIDVDQSNNDAIFVRKGIDLNSFFTSLGVQGGDIIKSINGTAITLETIRPIIGQSFGWTPDTIITMELEREGEVITVEGAVGTSTIVVSKITPMENASNQVKELRNAWLKG encoded by the coding sequence ATGAAAAGAGTTCTTTTGTATGTACTAGCCATTGCCTTTCTGTATGGTTGTGGTGCAGGTAAAAACTTAATTTCTATCGATAAAGCTCCGGTTCAAGTCTTTATTGATTTGGTGAATGTCACTAACGATCAGGTGAAAGTAATTGTGGATCCAGGTGCCTTCACTGTAGATCGGATATCTTTTAGGATACCCAAGACGGTTCCAGGGACATATAGCAGCGATGATTATGGTCAATATATTGAAGGATTCGTAGCTTATGATTATGCTGGAGACCCTATGGAAGTTTCCAAATTGGATGTAAATACCTGGAACGTTTCCAATGCTACAAAGTTGGATAAGGTATCCTATTTGGTCAATGATACCTTTGATACTGAAAATGAAGTGGAGGATGCCGTTTTTTCTCCTGCGGGCACCAATATAGCTAAGGACTCCAACTTTATGTTGAATCTACATGGTTTTGTGGGATATTTTGAAGGCTATAAGGAAATACCTTATCGGTTGATAATCGAAAAGCCCGATGGGTTGGAAGCGGCTACTTCCCTAAACCAAATTGTCTTGGACACTAATATTGAAGGTGGAGATGTTTTTATGGCCAATAGGTATTTTGAAATTATAGATAATCCAATATTTTATACCAAGCCCGATAAGGAGACTTTTAAAGTGGGCGGAATTGAAGTTACGTTAAGCGTGTTCTCTTCAAATGGGGCGTATCGCGCAAGCGATTTAAGGGAACGCATGGAGCGCATGATGAGTGCCCAAAAAGCTTTTTTAGGAGATATAGATGCTACGGAGAAGTACAATATTTTATTGTATCTATCCACTATGGAAGATACGGATGCTATGGGATTTGGAGCCCTGGAACACCACACATCCACTGTAGTTATTTTGCCGGAGGCAATGCCCAAGGACAGATTGGAACAGGCCATGGTGGATGTGGTTTCACATGAATTCTTTCACATTGTAACTCCCCTTTCCGTACATTCAAATGAGATTCATTATTTCGATTACAATGATCCTAAAATGTCCCAACATTTATGGATGTACGAGGGTACAACCGAGTATTTTGCCAATTTATTTCAAGTGCATGAAGGGTTGATAGATGAGGTAGAGTTTTACGAACGTATGCGAAATAAAATGTCCAATGCCAAAGGGTATGACGATTCCATGTCCTTTACCGCAATGAGTAAAAATATTTTGGAAGATCTCTATGAAAGCAATTATGCCAATGTATATGAAAAGGGAGCCTTGATCAATATGGTTTTGGACATTATAATACGGGAAAAAAGTAATGGCGAGAAGGGAGTTCTTTGGTTGATGAAGGAACTTTCCAGTAAATATGGTGTTGACGCCCCTTTTCAGGACGACCAGCTCATTGATGAAATTGTCGCTCTTACTTATCCAGAAGTAGGTGATTTTTTTAATGAACATGTCATTGGCAATACCCCAATAGATTATAACATTTATCTTGAAAAAATGGGTCTGGCCATAAATAAGGTAGAGGAGCAATCAGGATATTTTTTGCAAGGAGAAATACCTTATATCGATGTTGACCAATCCAATAATGACGCTATTTTCGTTAGAAAGGGAATTGACCTGAATTCTTTTTTCACAAGCTTGGGCGTACAAGGAGGGGACATAATCAAAAGTATCAACGGAACTGCCATTACCTTGGAAACTATTAGGCCCATAATAGGACAGAGTTTTGGATGGACCCCTGATACGATCATAACCATGGAGTTGGAAAGGGAAGGGGAAGTCATTACCGTTGAGGGAGCTGTTGGAACATCTACCATAGTGGTAAGTAAAATTACACCTATGGAAAACGCTTCCAATCAGGTTAAGGAGCTCAGAAACGCTTGGTTAAAGGGTTAA
- the pyrH gene encoding UMP kinase: MQYKRILLKLSGEALMGEKQYGIDPKRLDEYAEEIKKVVDKGIEVAIVIGGGNIFRGLAGAATGMDRVQGDHMGMLATVINGLALQSALEMKNVQTRLQSAIKINEVAEPFIRRRAMRHLEKGRVVIFGGGTGNPYFTTDSAAVLRAIEIEADVILKGTRVDGIYTSDPEKDKNATKFDTISFQDVLQKGLKVMDTTAFTLSQENELPIVVFDMNKKGNLLKIVDGEAVGTTVNM; the protein is encoded by the coding sequence ATGCAATACAAAAGGATACTTTTAAAACTTAGCGGCGAGGCCCTAATGGGGGAAAAACAGTACGGGATAGACCCAAAAAGATTGGATGAATATGCCGAGGAGATAAAAAAGGTCGTGGATAAAGGTATCGAAGTAGCCATCGTCATTGGCGGGGGCAACATCTTTAGGGGTTTGGCCGGTGCGGCCACTGGAATGGACAGGGTTCAAGGAGATCACATGGGAATGTTGGCAACGGTCATTAACGGTTTGGCACTACAAAGTGCCTTGGAAATGAAGAATGTGCAGACCCGTTTACAATCGGCAATAAAAATCAACGAAGTGGCGGAACCCTTTATAAGAAGAAGGGCAATGCGGCATTTGGAAAAAGGCCGTGTCGTAATTTTTGGTGGAGGAACAGGTAACCCTTACTTTACGACCGACTCAGCTGCTGTTTTACGTGCCATTGAAATTGAGGCAGATGTTATCCTAAAAGGAACCAGGGTGGACGGAATTTACACGTCAGACCCTGAAAAGGATAAAAATGCCACCAAATTTGACACCATTTCTTTTCAGGATGTACTCCAGAAAGGGCTGAAAGTTATGGACACCACCGCTTTTACTTTGAGCCAAGAGAACGAACTTCCCATAGTCGTCTTTGACATGAACAAAAAAGGAAATCTTTTGAAAATTGTGGATGGTGAAGCCGTTGGAACAACCGTAAACATGTGA